In Chrysemys picta bellii isolate R12L10 chromosome 4, ASM1138683v2, whole genome shotgun sequence, the sequence aacacctacaagatcttcaccaagcattctcaaaactacgatacccacacaaggaaataaagaaacaaatcaacagtgccagacgtgtacccagaagcctcctgctacaagacaggcccaaaaaagaaaccaacagaactccactggccatcacctacagtcctcagcttaaacctctccaacgcatcatcagtgatctacaatccatcctggacaatgatccctcactttcacagaccctgggaggcaggccagtcctcgcccacagacaacccaccaacctaaAGCATGTTCTCActagcaaccacgcaccgcaccataacaactctaactcaggaaccaacccatgcaacaaacctcgatgccaactctgcccacatatctacaccagcaacaccatcacaggacctaaccagatcagctacaacatcaccggctcattcacctgcatgtccaccaatgttatatatgccatcatatgccagcaatgcccctctgctatgtacattggccaaactggacagtcactacgcaagaggataaatggacacaagtcagatatcaggaatggcaatatacaaaaacctgtaggagaacacttcaacctccctggccacacaatagcagatataaaggtagccatcttacagcaaaaaaacgtcaggaccagactccaaagagaaactgctgagctccagttcatttgcaaatttgacaccatcagatcaggattaaacaaagactgtgaatggctatccaactacagaagcagtttctcctcccttggtgttcacacctcaactgctagcagagcacctcaccctccctgattgaactaacctcgttatctccatactgatttatacctgcctttggaaatttccattacttgcatctgaagaagtgaggttcttacccatgaaagcttatgctcccaaaacttctgttagtcttaaacgtgccacaggaccctctgttgctttttacatgacACTTGAGTGCTAATAGATATGCTTCTAGCAAGTGAAAGTCGGTGAAATGTTATTACAAGAACCCAGAGCTGTTGAACATTCACGGAGATGCTACGCCATCTACTGGGTAACATTTATgctgcaaaaacaatgaggagtccttgtggcaccttagagactaacaaatttatttgggcacaagctttcatgggaatataacccatttcatcagatgcatgaagtggaaaatacagtagcaggtataaatatacaacacatgaaaagataggaggtaccagtcctcgcttacagacagccccccaagctaaaacaaatactcaccagcaactacacaccacacaacaaaaacactaacccgggaacctatccctgcaacaaaccccgtttcCAACTCTGTCCGcttatctattcaagggacatcatcataggacctcgttgtttttgctaatacagactaacacggctacccctctgaattaTGCTGCAAACCCTTGT encodes:
- the LOC135983236 gene encoding uncharacterized protein LOC135983236; its protein translation is MTSSSSGPMGRRPWKNSTMISTAPTPPSTSAWTNLHFLDTTVQISDGHINTTLYRKPTDRYAYLHASSFHPGHTTRSIVYSQALRYNRICSNPSDRDQHLQDLHQAFSKLRYPHKEIKKQINSARRVPRSLLLQDRPKKETNRTPLAITYSPQLKPLQRIISDLQSILDNDPSLSQTLGGRPVLAHRQPTNLKHVLTSNHAPHHNNSNSGTNPCNKPRCQLCPHIYTSNTITGPNQISYNITGSFTCMSTNVIYAIICQQCPSAMYIGQTGQSLRKRINGHKSDIRNGNIQKPVGEHFNLPGHTIADIKVAILQQKNVRTRLQRETAELQFICKFDTIRSGLNKDCEWLSNYRSSFSSLGVHTSTASRAPHPP